In Thermococcus profundus, the genomic stretch TTGGCCTTATCCTGTAGGGCAGGTTTTCGAAGAGGAGCCAGCTTATGTCGGGTTCTCCAAACCACCATGGGTTCTGTGTTTCAATCATGTTGGGTTATAGCACGGAGACAGTTATAAAGATTTTGCAGTATAAGTGCAAATGCATTTATAAGGAATTTGTATTTCAATTGCAAATACGGTTCGAATGCCCTTTGAGATGTTATTTCGGCTTCGCGAAGTCCCCTTTGCAATAATTTTTCACACTCCTCAAACTAAAAAAGGGTGGAAGGGTTCGAAAGCCTTTTAAATAGTCTCCATAGACCCCAGTTCAGCGTTGAAGTGACCACAGCGAAGGATGACGGAAAAATGGCCTGGCACGTCTTCATTCCAGATTCGCTCCTCGAAGAGACCGACGACCCGAAGATCAGGACGTACAAGGTCGGACAAATCGCTAGAGCCTGCGCAATCTTCGGCGTCGAGCACATCTGGATCTACAGGGCTGGCGGTAGGGACGGAAGGTTCATCAAGACTATCTTGGAATACGCGGAAACCCCCCAGTACCTCAGGAAGAGGATCTTTCCCATTATGTCCGAGCTCAAGTACGTCGGCGTTATACCTCCGCTAAGAACGCCGCACCACAAGCTCAAGGGGAAGCCGAAAGTTGGAGAAATCCGCGAGGGCTTCGCCTTCAGGAGAGGCAAGCGGGTCTACGCGGATATCGGCCTCGGCGACCTTGCGATGGTCGAGGGGAACGTTGAAGGGCGTGCAACGTTCAGAATCGTCTCGGTAAAGCCGCTCAGAGTGATGCCAGCGAAGCCGGAGGATTACTGGGGGTACAGGGTGCACCTGAGCAGAAAGTCTCTGGCGAAAACACTTAAAAAGGCCAGGCTGGATTTGGTCATCGCGACCTCGAGGAAGGGTCGCGACATAAGAGATGTGAAGCTTCCCCCGCTGGAGGGGGAGGTCGGATTGGTCTTCGGCTCACCGAGGAAGGGCGTGATGGAGCTCCTCGGCGAGGAGGATTATAGCTTTGATCTAATCCTCAACACAATTCCAAATCAGCGGACGGCTACCGTCCGCACCGAGGAGGCGTTGCTGGCTACGCTCGCGGTGTTTAATCTCATAAGGAGGGATTGAGATGGGAAAAATACACAGGCCAAGGAGAGGTTCACTGGCTTACTCCCCGAGAAAGAGGGCTAGGAGTATAGTCCCGAGAATTAAGAAGTGGCCGCAGGACAGCGAGGTCAGGATGCTGGGCTTCGCCGGCTACAAAGCCGGTATGACCCACATCCTCATGATCGACGACAGGCCAGGGCTCACGAAGGGCAAGGAGATCTTCATGCCTGTTACGGTGGTTGAAGTTCCCCCGCTCTTCGTCTACGGCATAAGGGCCTACAGGCAGGGCTACCTCGGTCTCGAAACTGCAACCGAGGTCTGGTTCCACGAGCTCAACGACCACGTCAGGAGGAGGATAAAGACCCTCCCGAAGGACTACAACGAAGATGCATTCCAGGCCAAGCTCGGTCAGCTTGAGGATCTCGTCAATGAGGGCGAGATAGTCGACGTTCGCCTTCTCGTCCACACCCAGCCGTGGCTCATCAAGCTTAAGAAGAAGCCGGAAGTCATGGAGTACGCCATAGGCGGCGACGACGTCAAAGCGAAGTTCGCCTACGCCAAGGAGAAGATCGGCAATGAGCTCCGCGCGGGCGAGGTTCTCCATGAGGGAGAGCTCCTCGACGTCATAGGCGTCACCAAGGGTAAGGGAACCCAGGGTCCGGTCAAGCGCTGGGGCGTCAAGATACAGTTCCACAAGGCCCAGAGGGCTGGCAAAGGCAGGCACATCGGCAACCTCGGCCCGTGGCACCCGACCAGGGTCATGTGGACCGTTCCGCAGGCAGGTCAGATGGGCTTCCACCACAGGACCGAGTTCAACAAGAGGCTCATAGCAATAGGCGAGAACGGCAAGCTCAAGCTCGACGAGAAGCACGAGATTGAGATAACCCCAAAGGGCGGCTTCCCGCACTACGGAATCATAAGGAGCGACTTCCTCCTCATCCAGGGAACCGTTCCGGGTTCCTTCAAGAGGATCGTCAGGGTGAGGCCCGCCATAAGGGCACCGAAGAAGAGGCCGCCGGTTAAGAGGCCGCAGATAACCTACGTCAGTAGGGAGTCCAAGCAGTGAGGTGAGATAGATGAAGGTTAAGGTTTTCAATCTCGAAGGCGAGCCGGTAGAGGAGATTGAGCTCCCCAAGGTCTTCAGCACTCCTTACAGGCCCGATCTCATAAGGAGAGCTGTCATCGCTTCCTGGACCCACAGGATACAGCCGCAGGGCAGGGACCCGCAGGCGGGCAAGAGGAGGGTCACCGAGAACATCGGAAAGGGCCACGGGATGGCCAGGGTTGAGAGGATAAAGACCTCCCCGAGGTTCGCTGCCTTCGTTCCCTTCGCCGTCGGCGGAAGGAGAACCCACCCGCCCAAGGTCGAGAAGATAATTTGGGAGGACATCAACAAGAAGGAGCGCAGGCTCGCTATAATGAGCGCCATAGCGGCAACCGCTAACTACGATCTCGTAAAAGCGAGGGGGCACGTCGTTGACAACGTTCCGCAGGTTCCGATAATAGTCACCGACGACCTTGAGAAGGTCTTCAAAACCGCTCAGACCCGGGAGATATTCAAGAAGCTTGGCGTCTGGGATGACATAGAGAGGGCCAAGAAGAACACCAAGATCCGCGCCGGAAAGGGCAAGATGCGCGGAAGGCGCTACAAGAAGGCAAAGGGCCCGCTCGTCGTCGTTGCCAAGAACGAGGGCATCGTCCAGGGAGCCAGGAACCACCCGGGCGTTGACGTGGTCACCGTTGAGAACCTCGGCGTTGAGCTGCTCGCTCCGGGTACACACCCCGGAAGGCTTACCATCTGGACCAAGGGTGCGATAGAGAAGCTTAGGGAGATCTACGGGTGATGGAGATGGATCCGTACAAGATTATCGTAAGGCCGGTCGTTACCGAAAAGGCCGTCTCCCTCATTGAGAAGGAGAACAAGCTCACCTTCATAGTGGACAAGAGGGCCACCAAGCAGGACATCAAGAGGGCCGTGGAAGCGATGTTTGAGGTCAAGGTTGAGAAGGTCAACACGCTCATCACCATGAAGGGCGAGAAGAAGGCCTACGTGAAGCTCAAGCCTGAGTACAACGCAAGTGAGGTTGCTGCCAGGATAGGATTGTTCTGATGGGGTGAGTGAGATGGGAAAGAGTTTGATTCAGCAGAGGAGAGGTAAGGGAACCACGACCTTTAGAGCCCCATCCCACAGGTACAGGGGCGCGGTCAGGTACGTTCCGCTCAACCTTACCAAAGAGAAGACCCTCGTTGGCAAGGTCGTCGAGATACTCCACGACCCGGGAAGGACCGCTCCGGTCGCCAGGGTTAAGTTCGAGAACGGCATGGAGAAGCTCATCATAGCCCCTGAAGGGATACTCGTCGGTGAGGAGATAGCAATCGGGCCGAACGCCCCGATAAAGATAGGCAACACCCTCCCGCTTGCAATGATACCCGAGGGAAGCTACGTCTACGACATCGAGGGCGTTCCTGGGGACGGAGGAAAGTACGTCAGGGCCGGCGGTTCCTACGCCCTCGTCGTCAGCAGGGAGAAGGACAAGGTCATAGTCCAGCTTCCGAGCGGTGAACTCAAGCAGTTCAAGCCGAGCTGCAGGGCGACCATCGGTGTCGTTGCCGGCGGCGGAAGGCTCGAGAAGCCGATAGTCAAGGCAGGTAAGGCTTACTACATAGCCAAGGCAAGGAACAGGTTCTGGCCGAAGCCGAGGGGTGTCAAGATGAACGCCGTCAACCACCCGCACGGTGGTAAGGAGCACCACATCGGAAGGCCCTCGACCGTTTCGAGAAGAGCCCCGCCCGGAAGGAAGGTCGGTCACATAGCCGCGAGAAGAACTGGTAGGAGGAAGTGATGAAGATGGCGAGAAAGAAGGAGTTTAGGTACAGGGGTTATACCTTCGAGGAACTCCTCAACATGTCACTTGAAGATTTTGCCAAGCTCCTCCCGAGCAGGCAGAGGAGGAGCCTCAAGCGCGGTCTCTCCCCGGAGCAGAAGAAGCTCCTCAGGAAGATACGCCTTGCCAAGAAGGGCAAGTACAACAAGCCTATAAGGACCCACAGCAGGGACATGGTCATCCTCCCAGAGATGGTCGGCATGACCATCCACGTTCACAACGGAAAGGAGTTCGTTCCGATCGAGATCAAGGAGGAGATGATCGGACACTACCTCGGTGAGTTCGCCCTTACGAGAAAGATAGTCCAGCACGGATCACCTGGTGTCGGTGCAACCAGGTCATCGATGTTCGTTGCAGTCAAGTGAGGTGGTTTAGATGAGCAGGGGCAGGTTTTCCTACTCATTCCAAAATTTTGATCCCGAGAGGATGGCGAGGGCAAGCGGAAGGGACCTCAGGATTTCACCCAAGCACAGCGTTGAGCTCCTCAGGGAGATAAGGGGCATGATGCTCAACGACGCTCTCCGCTACCTCGACGACGTCATAGCCCTCAAGAGACCGGTTCCGATGAAGAGGCACAACGACAGCCAGGGCCACAAGCCGGGCAGAGGCTTCGGTCCCGGAAGGTACCCAGTCAAGGTTGCCAAGGCCGTCAAGAAAATACTCCTCAACGCCAAGAACAACGCCGAGCAGAAGGGCCTCGACGTGGATAGGCTCAAGATAATCCACGCCGCAGCTCACAGGGGCCCTGTTCTCAGGGGATACATTCCGAGGGCCTTTGGTAGGGCCACACCGTTCAACGAGCAGACGACCCACATAGAGGTAGTCGTCGAGGAGATTAGGAGGTGAGACTTTTGGCGATCGAGAGATATTTCATCAAGGAGAACGTTAAGGAGATGCTCATCGACGAGTACCTTGAGAAGGAGCTTAGAAGGGCTGGCTACGGCGGAATAGACATAAAGAAGACCCCGCTCGGAACCAAGGTTGTCATCTTCGCCGCCAGCCCCGGCTACGTTATTGGAAGGGGTGGAAGGAAGATAAGGGAGCTCACCAGGATTCTTGAGAGGCAGTTTGGCCTCGAGAACCCGCAGATTGAGGTCGAGGAGATCAAGAACCCCTACCTCAACGCCAAGGTCCAGGCTGTAAGGCTCGCCCAGGCCCTTGAGAGGGGCATCCACTTCAGGAGGGCGGCTTATTCAGCGATAAGGGCCATCATGAGGAACGGCGCTAGGGGTGTCGAGATAAGGCTTAGTGGAAAGCTCACCGGTGAGAGAGCTAAGAGTGTTCGCTTCTACCAGGGCTACCTCGCCAAGGTCGGAAACCCCGCCGAGACCCTCGTCAGCAGGGGCTACGCACAGGCTCTGCTCAAGCTCGGTGTCATAGGTGTCAAGGTCTCGATCATGCCGCCCGATGCAAGGCTTCCTGATGAGATAGAGGTAGTTGAGAAGCCCATAGTCGAGGAAGAGGTGAGCACCAATGAAGCCGAGTGAGATTAGGGAGATGAGCATTGACGAGATCGATGAGAAGCTCAGGCAGCTCAGGCTTGAGCTGGCCAAGGAGCGGGGCATGCTCACCATGGGGACTTCCACCGAGAACCCCATGGTCATCCGGAACCTCAGGCGCGACATCGCGCGCCTGCTTACCATAAAGAGGGAGAAGCTTAGGGAGAAAAGGTGAGGTTCGGTGCCAAGGATTGTTAACCCTCTGGATGAGATGCTCTTTAAGGAGGTCCTGAAGGAGCAGCAGAGAATCCGGGTCTACATAGAGAGGGCCCGCTACGGAAAGCTCAAGACCATAATCGAGGGCATAGATGAGAAAGAGTTCGACCTTGAGGACATAGCAAAGAAGCTGAAGGCGAAGCTGGCATGCGGCGGGACCGTGAAGAAGGGAAGGATAGAGCTCCAGGGAGACCACAGAGAACGGGTCAAGAAGTTGCTCGGAGACCTTGGGTTCTCCGAGGATCTCATAGAGGTCGAGTGACGGCCAGAAACATAATATGGCACGAGCTCATAGGGCTGAAAGCAAAGGTTATAAGGGCATCTCATCCAGAGCTGGTTGGCATCGAGGGCTACGTCCTTGATGAGACGCGTAACACTCTCACCATAGGCGGTGATAGGGTCTGGACCGTTCCGAAGGACGTCGTCGAGTTTGAGTTCGAGACGGCCGCCGGCGAAAGGATTAGAGTCGATGGGAGAAATCTGGTCGGGAGACCCGAGATGAGGTTGAAGAAGAGGTGGCGAAAATGAGAGAGATCGGATTGAAGGTTCAGCCTCCAGCTGAGAAATGTAACGATCCAAACTGCCCCTGGCACGGGCACCTCAAGATACACGGCAGATATTTCGAGGGAGTTGTAGTCAGTGACAAGGGTAAGAAGACCGTCGTCGTTGAGAGGCAGCACTACAAGTACCTCAAGAAGTACGAGAGGTACGAGCTCAGGAGGAGCAGGGTTCACGCCCACAACCCGGAGTGCATAAACGCGAGGGTTGGGGACAGGGTTCTCATAGCGGAGACCAGGCCGATAAGCAAGACCAAGAGCTTCGTTGTAGTTGCCATAACCCAGAGGGCAGAGAGGGCAGAGGAGGTGTGATGGATGGCCAAGAAGGGTGCGGGTGCAACCAGGGGAATTAGCCCCGTCAGGCCCACCAGGGCCCTTCCAATCGGTGCGTACCTCAAGGTCGCCGACAACAGCGGCGCCAAGGTCATCCAGATCATAGGCGTCGTCGGCTACAAGGGCACCAGGAGAAGACTCGCGAGCGCTGGCGTTGGCGACATGGTCATCGCCACGGTCAAGAAGGGAAGGCCCGACATCAGGCACCAGGTCGTCAGGGCAGTCGTTGTCAGGCAGAGGAAGGAGTACAGAAGGCTTGACGGCATGCGCGTTAAGTTCGAGGACAACGCGGCTGCAATAGTCACCCCTGAAGGTGTCCCGAGGGGTACCGAGATCAGGGGTGCCATAGCTAGGGAGGCCGCCGAGCGCTGGGTCAGGCTCGGCAGCATAGCGAGCATAGTGTTGTGAGGTGAGAGAGATGAAGCTCGATTCCAAGAAACCCGGGAAGCAGAGGAAGTTCCTCTACAACGCTCCCCTTCACCTCAGGCAGAAGATAATTGCCGCTCCCCTCAGCAGGGAGCTCAGGGAGAAGTACGGTGTCAGGAACCTTCCGGTTAGAGAAGGGGACAAGGTGAAGATCGTTAGGGGAGACTTCAGGGGCAAGGAAGGGAAGGTCATGGAAGTTGACCTCAAGAGGTACAGGATTCACGTCGAGGGTGTCACCCAGACCAAGGTCGACGGCACCGAGGTTTTCTATCCAATCCACCCCTCGAACGTGATAATAGTTGAACTCAACCTCGACGATGAGGAGAGGAAGAAGATAATTGAGAGGAGGGCTGCTTGATGGCGAGAAAGGGAGCCAAGAGGCACCTTAAGAGGCTTGCCGCTCCGACTTCATGGTACATCCACAGGAAGGAGTACAAGTGGGCCGTGAGGCCCAGGCCGGGACCGCACAGCATGGGAACATCAATTCCCCTGCTCTACATAGTCAGGGACTACCTCGGCTACGCCAAGACCGCCAGGGAAGCCAGGAAGATCCTCAACGAGGGTAAAATCCTCGTTGACGGCAGGGTTAGGAAGGACTACAAGTTCCCGGTCGGAATCATGGACGTTATCTCGATTCCCGAGACCGGCGAGTACTACCGTGTTCTTCCAAACAGGATCGGAAAGCTCATACTCCACCCGATAAGCGAGGAGGAAGCGAAGCTCAAGCCCTTCCGCATCAACAACAAGAGGATGGTCAAGGGTGCAAAGGTTCAGCTCAACCTCCACGACGGGAGCAACCACCTCGTTGGATTCGCCGAGAAGGACTCATACAGGACCGCTTACACTGTCCTCATGAAGGTCCCCGAGAGGGAAGTGGTCGAGGTCATACCCTTCGAGATAGGGGCCTACGTCTTCGTTACCCAGGGTAAGAACGTTGCCAGGAAGGGTAAGATCGTCGAGGTCAGGCAGTTCCCAATGGGCTGGCCGGACGTCGTCACCATTGAGGACGAGAGCGGCGAGAAGTTCGACACCCTGAAGGAGTACGCCTTCGTTGTCGGTAAGGACAAACCCGTTATTTCCCTTCCGTGAGGTGAGATGAGATGGAGATAAACAGAGAGGCAATCCTCGCTGACTGGGAAGCTCATCCTATGAGGAAGCCCAGGATCGCGAAGGTCACCATAAACATTGGAGTTGGCGAGAGCGGCGAGAGACTTACTAAAGCCGAGACCATGCTTGAGAACCTCGTTGGCCAGAAGCCGATAAGGAGGAGGGCCAAGCAGACCAACAGGGACTTTGGAATCAGGAGGGGAGAGCCGATAGCCGTTAAGGTCACCCTCCGCGGTGAGAAGGCCTACCAGATGCTCGACAGATTGCTTGAGGCCGTCGACAGGAAGCTCAAGGCGAGCAACTTCGATGAGC encodes the following:
- a CDS encoding 30S ribosomal protein S19 → MARKKEFRYRGYTFEELLNMSLEDFAKLLPSRQRRSLKRGLSPEQKKLLRKIRLAKKGKYNKPIRTHSRDMVILPEMVGMTIHVHNGKEFVPIEIKEEMIGHYLGEFALTRKIVQHGSPGVGATRSSMFVAVK
- the rplV gene encoding 50S ribosomal protein L22, giving the protein MSRGRFSYSFQNFDPERMARASGRDLRISPKHSVELLREIRGMMLNDALRYLDDVIALKRPVPMKRHNDSQGHKPGRGFGPGRYPVKVAKAVKKILLNAKNNAEQKGLDVDRLKIIHAAAHRGPVLRGYIPRAFGRATPFNEQTTHIEVVVEEIRR
- a CDS encoding 50S ribosomal protein L23 — encoded protein: MDPYKIIVRPVVTEKAVSLIEKENKLTFIVDKRATKQDIKRAVEAMFEVKVEKVNTLITMKGEKKAYVKLKPEYNASEVAARIGLF
- a CDS encoding 50S ribosomal protein L2, whose protein sequence is MGKSLIQQRRGKGTTTFRAPSHRYRGAVRYVPLNLTKEKTLVGKVVEILHDPGRTAPVARVKFENGMEKLIIAPEGILVGEEIAIGPNAPIKIGNTLPLAMIPEGSYVYDIEGVPGDGGKYVRAGGSYALVVSREKDKVIVQLPSGELKQFKPSCRATIGVVAGGGRLEKPIVKAGKAYYIAKARNRFWPKPRGVKMNAVNHPHGGKEHHIGRPSTVSRRAPPGRKVGHIAARRTGRRK
- a CDS encoding 50S ribosomal protein L3; the encoded protein is MGKIHRPRRGSLAYSPRKRARSIVPRIKKWPQDSEVRMLGFAGYKAGMTHILMIDDRPGLTKGKEIFMPVTVVEVPPLFVYGIRAYRQGYLGLETATEVWFHELNDHVRRRIKTLPKDYNEDAFQAKLGQLEDLVNEGEIVDVRLLVHTQPWLIKLKKKPEVMEYAIGGDDVKAKFAYAKEKIGNELRAGEVLHEGELLDVIGVTKGKGTQGPVKRWGVKIQFHKAQRAGKGRHIGNLGPWHPTRVMWTVPQAGQMGFHHRTEFNKRLIAIGENGKLKLDEKHEIEITPKGGFPHYGIIRSDFLLIQGTVPGSFKRIVRVRPAIRAPKKRPPVKRPQITYVSRESKQ
- a CDS encoding putative RNA uridine N3 methyltransferase, producing the protein MAWHVFIPDSLLEETDDPKIRTYKVGQIARACAIFGVEHIWIYRAGGRDGRFIKTILEYAETPQYLRKRIFPIMSELKYVGVIPPLRTPHHKLKGKPKVGEIREGFAFRRGKRVYADIGLGDLAMVEGNVEGRATFRIVSVKPLRVMPAKPEDYWGYRVHLSRKSLAKTLKKARLDLVIATSRKGRDIRDVKLPPLEGEVGLVFGSPRKGVMELLGEEDYSFDLILNTIPNQRTATVRTEEALLATLAVFNLIRRD
- a CDS encoding 30S ribosomal protein S17; translated protein: MREIGLKVQPPAEKCNDPNCPWHGHLKIHGRYFEGVVVSDKGKKTVVVERQHYKYLKKYERYELRRSRVHAHNPECINARVGDRVLIAETRPISKTKSFVVVAITQRAERAEEV
- a CDS encoding 30S ribosomal protein S4e; the protein is MARKGAKRHLKRLAAPTSWYIHRKEYKWAVRPRPGPHSMGTSIPLLYIVRDYLGYAKTAREARKILNEGKILVDGRVRKDYKFPVGIMDVISIPETGEYYRVLPNRIGKLILHPISEEEAKLKPFRINNKRMVKGAKVQLNLHDGSNHLVGFAEKDSYRTAYTVLMKVPEREVVEVIPFEIGAYVFVTQGKNVARKGKIVEVRQFPMGWPDVVTIEDESGEKFDTLKEYAFVVGKDKPVISLP
- the rpl4p gene encoding 50S ribosomal protein L4; its protein translation is MKVKVFNLEGEPVEEIELPKVFSTPYRPDLIRRAVIASWTHRIQPQGRDPQAGKRRVTENIGKGHGMARVERIKTSPRFAAFVPFAVGGRRTHPPKVEKIIWEDINKKERRLAIMSAIAATANYDLVKARGHVVDNVPQVPIIVTDDLEKVFKTAQTREIFKKLGVWDDIERAKKNTKIRAGKGKMRGRRYKKAKGPLVVVAKNEGIVQGARNHPGVDVVTVENLGVELLAPGTHPGRLTIWTKGAIEKLREIYG
- a CDS encoding 30S ribosomal protein S3; this translates as MAIERYFIKENVKEMLIDEYLEKELRRAGYGGIDIKKTPLGTKVVIFAASPGYVIGRGGRKIRELTRILERQFGLENPQIEVEEIKNPYLNAKVQAVRLAQALERGIHFRRAAYSAIRAIMRNGARGVEIRLSGKLTGERAKSVRFYQGYLAKVGNPAETLVSRGYAQALLKLGVIGVKVSIMPPDARLPDEIEVVEKPIVEEEVSTNEAE
- a CDS encoding 50S ribosomal protein L5 → MEINREAILADWEAHPMRKPRIAKVTINIGVGESGERLTKAETMLENLVGQKPIRRRAKQTNRDFGIRRGEPIAVKVTLRGEKAYQMLDRLLEAVDRKLKASNFDEHGNFCFGIQEHINIPGVEYDPEIGIFGMDVCVTLERPGFRVAKRKRQRKKIPTRHKMTKEEGIVFAMEELKAKVEGL
- the rplX gene encoding 50S ribosomal protein L24 produces the protein MKLDSKKPGKQRKFLYNAPLHLRQKIIAAPLSRELREKYGVRNLPVREGDKVKIVRGDFRGKEGKVMEVDLKRYRIHVEGVTQTKVDGTEVFYPIHPSNVIIVELNLDDEERKKIIERRAA
- a CDS encoding ribonuclease P protein component 1: MRRDREEGKDRAPGRPQRTGQEVARRPWVLRGSHRGRVTARNIIWHELIGLKAKVIRASHPELVGIEGYVLDETRNTLTIGGDRVWTVPKDVVEFEFETAAGERIRVDGRNLVGRPEMRLKKRWRK
- a CDS encoding 50S ribosomal protein L14 — translated: MAKKGAGATRGISPVRPTRALPIGAYLKVADNSGAKVIQIIGVVGYKGTRRRLASAGVGDMVIATVKKGRPDIRHQVVRAVVVRQRKEYRRLDGMRVKFEDNAAAIVTPEGVPRGTEIRGAIAREAAERWVRLGSIASIVL
- the rpmC gene encoding 50S ribosomal protein L29, with translation MKPSEIREMSIDEIDEKLRQLRLELAKERGMLTMGTSTENPMVIRNLRRDIARLLTIKREKLREKR
- the yciH gene encoding stress response translation initiation inhibitor YciH, which gives rise to MLFKEVLKEQQRIRVYIERARYGKLKTIIEGIDEKEFDLEDIAKKLKAKLACGGTVKKGRIELQGDHRERVKKLLGDLGFSEDLIEVE